One Bosea sp. 124 genomic window, GCCCCGCGCGGCGGCGAATTGCTCTGGGATGTCGGCGCCGGGTCGGGCTCGATCTCGGTCGAATGGTGCCAGCGCCATGTCCGCAACCGGGCTGTCGCCTTCGAAGCCAAGCCTGAGCGGGCCCACCGGATCGCGCGCAACAAGGTCGAGCTCGGCGGCCTCTCTGTGGATGTGGTCGGCGAGGCGCCAGCGGGCTTCGTCGGGCGCGACGCTCCGGACGCCGTCTTCATCGGTGGTGGGCTGACCGTGGAGGGCCTGTTCGAGGCCGCCTGGGCAGCGCTGAAGCCGGGCGGGCGGCTCGTCGCCAATGTCGTCACGCTCGAGGGCGAGGCCAAGCTCGCGGCGCTGCATGCCGCGCATGGCGGTTCGCTCAGGCGCATCTCTATCGACCGGCTCGCTCCCGTCGGCGGCAAGCATGGCTGGCGCCCGGCAATGCCGGTGACGCAATGGCGAGTCGAGAAGCCTTGACGGGCCGTCTCGTCGCCGGTCTCGGGCTGCGGCCCGGCACGAGCGCAGCCGACATTCTCGCCTGCCTCGACGAGGCGCTGGCGATCGCCGGGCTGTCGGGCGAGGGCACGCCGCGTCTCGCGACGCTGGCGAGCCGGATGGGCGAGCCCGGCCTGGCGGAGGCCGTCGCCAGCCGCCGGGCAGAACTCGTCGCGGTGCCCGACGAGGCGCTGAAGGGCTATGAAGCGGCCTGCGCGACGCGCTCGACCCGGATCGCCTCGCTCTATGGCGTCGGCTCGGTCGCGGAGGCCGCCGCGCTCGCCGCCGCGGGGCCCGGCGGAACGCTGGTGCAGCCGCGCATCGCGACCGGCCGCGTCACCTGCGCGCTGGCCAGAACGACGTCGTGAAACGCACCCCATGACGATCCATTTCATCGGCGCCGGCCCCGGCGCACCGGATCTCATCACCCTGCGCGGGCGCGACATGATCGGCGCCTGCCCGGTCTGCCTCTATGCCGGCTCGCTGATCCCGAAGGCGATGCTCGACTGGTGCCCGCCGGGCGCCCGCGTCGTCGATACCGCGCCGCTCGACCTCGATGCGATCATTGCCGAGATGCAGGTCGCCCATGACGCGGGACAGGACGTCGCGCGGCTGCATTCCGGCGACCTCTCGATCTGGAGCGCGACGGGCGAACAGATGCGCCGACTCGATTCACTCGGCATCCCCTACAGCGTGACGCCCGGCGTGCCGGCCTTCGCCGCCGCCGCGGCTGCGCTGAAGCGCGAGTTAACCCTGCCGGGGCTGGCGCAATCGCTGGTGCTGACGCGGACCTCCGGGCGGGCCTCGGCCATGCCGGACAGGGAAACACTCGCGACCTTCGCCGCCTCCGGCGCGACGCTCGCCGTGCATCTCTCGATCCATGTGATCGAGCAGGTGGTGGCGGAGCTGACGCCGTTCTATGGCGCGGATGGCGCGGTCGCGGTCGTCTTCCGCGCCTCCTGGCCGGACGAACGCGCGCTGCGCGGCACACTGGCCACGATCGCCGCTCAGGTGCGGGAATCGGGGCTGGAGCGGACGGCGCTGATCCTCGTGGGTCCCGCGCTCGCCGCCGAGGATTTCGGCGAGAGTGCGCTCTACTCCACCGGCTATGACCGCCGTTTCCGGCCGGGTGGCGGAATATGAGAGGCGCGGGAGCCGAAGCGCGATCCCCTTCCCCCCGCTTGCGGTGGCGAAGGGTTAGGGATGGGGGGCCGGAAAGCAGGGTGCTGCCGTTCTTCCAGTCCGGCGCCGAGCGGCACTGCCCCCCACCCCAGCCCTCCCCACCGCAAGCGGGGGGAGGGAGCGGCGGCGACTGTTCCGGAGCACGCCGATGACCGCGCACGGCCTCCTCATCGCCGCGCCGCGCTCCAGCTCGGGCAAGACCACGATCACGCTCGGGCTGCAGCGCGCGCTGACGCGGCGCGGGCTGGTCCTGCGCGGGCTGAAATGTGG contains:
- the cobM gene encoding precorrin-4 C(11)-methyltransferase encodes the protein MTIHFIGAGPGAPDLITLRGRDMIGACPVCLYAGSLIPKAMLDWCPPGARVVDTAPLDLDAIIAEMQVAHDAGQDVARLHSGDLSIWSATGEQMRRLDSLGIPYSVTPGVPAFAAAAAALKRELTLPGLAQSLVLTRTSGRASAMPDRETLATFAASGATLAVHLSIHVIEQVVAELTPFYGADGAVAVVFRASWPDERALRGTLATIAAQVRESGLERTALILVGPALAAEDFGESALYSTGYDRRFRPGGGI
- a CDS encoding cobalamin biosynthesis protein, with the protein product MTGRLVAGLGLRPGTSAADILACLDEALAIAGLSGEGTPRLATLASRMGEPGLAEAVASRRAELVAVPDEALKGYEAACATRSTRIASLYGVGSVAEAAALAAAGPGGTLVQPRIATGRVTCALARTTS